A segment of the Nymphalis io chromosome 7, ilAglIoxx1.1, whole genome shotgun sequence genome:
aaggggaaatttgtcatgcattatacaatcatttaatttccgaaaatctatcactaaacgccagcttttattattatcttctgattttttaggtactaatagtactgggctagaccattcgctgttagcgggttcgataatatcattggccaacattttttgaacttgtttttctatttcatcacgttgagaaaacggtaatctatattgtttagtatagaccggattcgtattagcttttagttgtatattttgttcgtaaagattacacgtacctaacttgtctcctggcaagaaaaatacgtcagcatatttcgcacaaatactttgtatactaatgctttcttctttgttcaaatgattcaatttaattaatgataataatttccgaactctttttccgtccaaattttctttgttaaacgaacaaatattataattcgataataaatcaatttcaggcctaaaataactaagattaatttctgtttcgcgagtatttaaaatttgaataaatatttttccctctttcggttgacagatacttccagcgataaatacaccttcacacaattctctgggaaatataacacacgattcattcaaataagaatcaacttgaaaaaacttttcacacctcggaggtacctttataaatgtatttttacctaattttcctatacctaaggagagcgtaattggtttgtcgaagctatttaaagtaaatgtattattttcgtaatttaatacacaattataattagttaaaattcttgtccgattaaaccatcttgaatacaaggcaaattctttaagacataaaacttatgtttgaattctattccacataaggtaaacggtatgtaaacatagccctcggtgtacgaggtgccaccaataccatttacggctacgcgttttggatgtattggaatattcctatctcttattacatcgtatttaatcactgacatcgaggcgcccgtgtcaactagcattctatatttggtacctaatattgtaaactctacgaaattattatatgtattgcatgctagaataaagttaggatcgaaaaaactctaagttttggttattttccgaagtagtaacctgtatatcgttttgggattgattcataagatacccatgctgttttctaccgttattatttctacctcgcgatactgcacgttcaaaattatgtccgcgtcctcgagaattacttgtggatcctctattgtttcctcggtggtataaactagatgtttgattcggcatcggcctaaatgaactatttggcgtgtaatgttggcgtgcgttgtttaatactcgacctctactatgccccctataagatggttggtacttacctcgatgttgagtcgtgaaaatcgtttcagctgatgtaaaagagccttgacgcgacagttcctcgtctttggctgctcttataacatctttcagctctgagtagttgcgggccgctaaaatagtgcttaatcgactgttcctcaaaccttcggtgaatcgctgtattgctaatttttcgtttacgggtctcaatattttaaacgcgttatcgtcaccgttagcttgggaaatagtcaattcaacaaatacatcctcaagtttcttaccaaattcctcaatactctgcgaaccttgtctagattttaacatttctatttgtagtgccgtggctgactgcttagtcaacagattatttttcatgtcggcaataagttctgtggaagattcatagttagataataaacgtaatttggcatttttagttaaacgagttttaaggacaaaagaaataagtaactgttcatgttctttcctaatggtttggctatagaattcgatacaatctattaattttttagtaacttcttcatctcctgtcataataggtagaagagaagtagcagttttcatgtcaaagtcagtcatggtgctaaaatcttggtcactaactaaacaagttgtttgaattttttgataaaacgattcaatttcttcgcaagcaactaataagtaatttatctcttccttttttatataccctttagatgcattaaagtttaactcgtcacgatattttatatattcgtcatataaactttttgcctctaaatatttctgttctaacaactttttagttcttttccctttacttagtttaattaaatttatttttatattttcaatttgatgttttatatctaatatatgatccatttaaatcttaagaaacggcttaaaaatatacacttaaaaataatgataaaatatgaatatatctattgtctataataccataacacctttgctgatgacactatttcacttctccttttatatatttttcacacttttacactcctatttttttataagcatctattgatgcgtctccaggctaaacgacacgttcctgatttatttctccagtctctggtccacgcctcgaacgtctgaaagcgctcctggccatctcctgacgcatccagtttatgtggcagcgtttatataatttatatatggcaaactttgcccccaaaattaaaagtaaaagaaaaatacccaaaattatatttgtcactttctgattttaGTGTATAGTTCCACGTcggccgaattcacgcctcctgcggcattttgtgcaaccacaatttgttctttactttgttctttgcccattttgtattatgacgctactaacgttcgaacaattaaatacacgaatgtccaatattacacagagcgacattatattgttatactgcacttcgttagaacccgaaaccgaaccttaaatggcagggtcgccatgtaaggacgggactaggtaaataaagtagatgtttaaggtttgaagataaatttattactgctctcaataccatgtgtcagctgcttatatactacactacaagTTGCTCCTCTTTTAGATCAAGATAACATGCGTCAGCATAATCGAGAATTGGTAGTAGGAGTGACTGTGCTAACATAATTTTGGTAGGGATGGGTAGAAAGTTGCGTAACCTTCGAAGGGAGCCAAAGGctgcaaaaatttttttactaacctcACTTATCTGTGGTTCCGAAGACAGGTGCTGGTCAAAGGAAATTCCCAAATTCCTAGCTGTAACACTGAACGGTATGTTAACACCGTTAAAGTGTACAACCGGGAGATCCGAAAAAGATATAcgagaaattaattttgaactacCAATAATCAGCACCTGtgttttatttgggtttactcgtAATCCAAATGCAGTAGAccacttagaaatatttaataaatcattattaactaaatgtatAGTTTCAGGAAGGTTCGCAATTTTACTTTGTGAATAGATCTGAAGATCATCTGCATACAGGTGATAGAGAGAAGATATATGAGAAGTGATGGTACTTATAAAGACCGAAAACAAGAGGGGAGACAACACGCCACCTTGTGGAACGCCAGCAGTTATAGGAGCCCATTCTGAGAAAGAATCTTGAACTCTTATCCGTTGCCGGCGCCCATACAAGTAAGAATGAAACCAGTCAATTACTTTAGCAGATATGTTAAGAGAACACAAAATAGCAAGAAGAATATCAAAGTCTACAGTGTTGAAAGCATTACTAAAATCTAATAATGTCAACACAGTAACCTGTTGATTATCCATTCCTAATCTAATGTCATCAGTTATTTTGATCAGAGCCGTAGTCGTACTATGACCAGGACGAAAGCCAGATTGTAAAGGATTCAATAGGACATTTTTTGAAAGGTATTGGTTTAATTGATTGTGAATAAGGCGCTCAAGTACTTTAGACAGGAAAGGGAGAATGGATATAGGACGATAATCAGTGTAAGATGAAGGATTTGTTTTTTTGGGGAGGGGGATGACTTGTGCGTCTTTCCAGGATTCAGGGAATTCACAAAGGATAATGGATtggtttaaaatatgtgtgactACAGGAATTATGATATCTAGGATTGGGAGGATCATCTTACGACTAATGCAATCCGAACCAATAGCATCAGAATTTATTGCTAAAATGTTCTTCTTAACATCACTATCAGTAAATTGACTAAAGAAAAAAGGAGAATTTTCAGAAGTTGATTTAGCagaaatttcttttaaagtattagACTTCACAGCAGTGTCGAAAGTTTGAGAGGacgaaaaatgattatttaattcatttaaattaatattgtgagtatttatatttttagatgattTTCCAACTCCTAAGGACTTGAGAAATTTCCAGACTCGAGCTGACTCCTCTTCCTCAGCTATAGATTTATGGATATGGCGTCGTTGACTATCTCTACATAGCATGTTGCAGCGATTGCGAACCTTCAGATACTTGTCGCGATTTGTGTCAGTCGGATTACACCTATACTTAGCCTTGGCAATATTCTTTCTTACTTGGAGCTTCTTTATTTCTGGGGTGAGCCAAGGTGCAGGAAGGTGTTTTAGCCGGACAGGACGAATTGGTGCATGTAAATCATACAGTTGAGTTAATAGGGAATTAAAAACTGTAACTTGCTCATTGACTGtatcaacatttaaaataacactccAATCAATGTTGGCAGCATCCTCCCGCAGACTATTCAAATCCATTCCACCAAAATTACGCTGCAGAAGAATTCTCGATTTTGCTTTGGGTGGTTTGATTTTATAGGAAAGATAAAGAAGATCATGATATGAAAAAGCAAGGGCGGAGCACTGCCCATGCTTTTTAACATGATCAACGGAAGAGACCAAAATTAAGTCGAGAAGAGAAGGGATAGAGTTAGGGAAGGAATGAGTAGCAGATAGGGGTAGGATTTGTAAATCTGCACTATTCAGTACAGATTTCAACAGACTAGAGCGATGGTCATTTTTTAAGAGACATGTATTAAAATCTCCCATAAGAATGGTATGGGCATACAACGGTTTAAATTGCTCTAGAACGATTTCAAATGATGAAAAGTAATCGACCGTGAGGTTAGGACTATAGTAAACACCTAATAACATCTTAATATGACCAAAGATAACCTCAATAAAAAGGTGTTCAGCCCCTTCAACGGACAGAGGTGTCGATTGACTTATAATTGAAAATGGAATGTGAGAACGGAGATAGATCGCCACTCCACCACCTGCCCGACCTACACGGTCGTTACGGATCAAATGAAATCCAGGAAGAGAGTAGGAAGTAGAAGGTAAGCAGGGTTTAAGCCAGGACTCAGATACGAGGATAGCATGTATTTTATTGCAATCGAATGATGATAACATATCAGGATAATGTGCAGGAATACTCTGAGCATTAATAtggataacattaaaatattttagacagtctgagaataaagaatttatagtTTCACCGAGCGAAGGGATACTATGAAAGCTGTCATTACTGCTCAATCCATCAGAAGAAAGAGAAAGAAAAGTTTCGTCCAAATCGTCATTGTTTctagacatttttaaattaaatattcagcaaataaaataagtaaaaatataaagataaatatataaaatatatatgtaagataataataatatatattaattctataattacaaaataaaaataggtaaatgaataattatacgttaattaatttcatatgaacACTCACCCGCCAATTGCCTAGGAATAATCacttaaacacaaacataacaaaatagaaacaataataacattaaaaactaacattaacaaaaaaaaaaaaaaaatcagatattTATCAGGCTGCCATAACaacaatttttactaaaaaggaatattattatattatatctatatttatctattatctatctatatcgAATATGAAAATGAAGTAGACGATGACGATCTTTATAAATGTCTAGTATAGAACTAAAAAACTAACCATCCAAAGCAAGAAAACTATGGCGCCTGAATGACAAACGTCAGAATGACGTTAACTTTTAACTAAATAGATTCGTAAATAGTTTTAcacaacacaaaaattaaatcgaaagcAGGTAGAcagagaaataattttaaaattatagaaaaacaaacaataataagaagaaagataaatataaaataactatttcttaACTACGCGCTTTGACCTCTGCAATACAACTTTATCGCTAGTGTTTGCGATGGGAATTTTTTGGACTGGGGACTTACAAGTTGAAATCGAGTCAAGATCAGATAAACATTCGGCACGATGTCTAGATCCATCTGGGGCGATAATGTGTATCAAACCGTCTCGTGTCCAACACTTGTTGATGCCGAACCGCTTCCTGGCCTCCAAAAACACATTGTGTCGGCTTTTCGTCAGGAACTCTGACTCTGTGACACCGGTGCCCTTCAACTTCGTTTTGGCGAACCAGACCTTATCCCTAATAGCAGTCTCGGTAAATTTGACCACTATAGGTCTGGGCTTGCTGTCCAAAGGTCTTCCCAAGCGATGACAAGATTTGATACTGCTGGTAGAAAAATTTGGCAAGGCCAAGTGCTCCGCAACAAGGCTGGTAACGCGAGCAGTGGCATCCTCGGATCTCT
Coding sequences within it:
- the LOC126769625 gene encoding uncharacterized protein LOC126769625, producing the protein MESIKESLAAMTDLFNSRMNEFQQDLQRTTPATVPSLSSEFNSFKSFVLTALSGLQRQIEFLAREMDRTEMQRRRKVLLFHGVSEERSEDATARVTSLVAEHLALPNFSTSSIKSCHRLGRPLDSKPRPIVVKFTETAIRDKVWFAKTKLKGTGVTESEFLTKSRHNVFLEARKRFGINKCWTRDGLIHIIAPDGSRHRAECLSDLDSISTCKSPVQKIPIANTSDKVVLQRSKRVVKK